In Streptomyces sp. NBC_00483, a single window of DNA contains:
- the sbnA gene encoding 2,3-diaminopropionate biosynthesis protein SbnA, whose amino-acid sequence MPVIDDPAQFNEEELYVDLRGALGLPLFLKCEGFNFAGSIKLKAATEMVDAAERDGRLRPGRVLIESSSGNLGLALSIIAAHRGYRFLCVTDDRCNQPTIRLMEALGSHVHVVREPAAHGGLLAARLAYVRALCATDDRYVWLDQHSNEHNWRAHFRTTAPAIAHRFPRLDVLFVGAGTTGTLMGCARWFWQWRRPVRIVAVDSVGSVSFGRPAGRRLIPGLGASVRPPLLDTSYIDDVVHVDEADALHACRTLAGRGFLFGGSTGTVVCGAEQWLARHGRRGLTSVAIAPDFGERYLDTVYRPGWPHDDLAWPERERETALTHSG is encoded by the coding sequence ATGCCAGTCATTGACGATCCCGCACAGTTCAACGAGGAAGAGCTGTACGTCGATCTGCGGGGGGCCCTCGGCCTGCCGCTCTTCCTCAAGTGCGAAGGGTTCAACTTCGCCGGATCCATCAAGCTGAAGGCCGCCACCGAGATGGTCGACGCGGCCGAGCGCGACGGTCGGCTGCGGCCCGGCCGGGTCCTCATCGAGTCGTCGTCGGGGAATCTGGGCCTCGCGCTCAGCATCATCGCGGCGCACCGCGGATATCGGTTCCTGTGCGTGACCGACGACCGCTGCAACCAGCCGACGATCCGGCTGATGGAGGCGCTCGGCAGTCATGTGCACGTGGTGCGCGAACCGGCGGCGCACGGCGGTCTGCTGGCGGCCCGGCTCGCGTACGTACGGGCGCTGTGCGCGACCGACGACCGGTACGTGTGGCTCGACCAGCACAGCAACGAGCACAACTGGCGGGCGCACTTCCGCACCACGGCTCCGGCCATCGCCCACCGCTTCCCGCGCCTGGACGTGCTGTTCGTCGGGGCGGGGACGACGGGCACCCTGATGGGGTGTGCCCGCTGGTTCTGGCAGTGGCGGCGCCCGGTGCGCATCGTCGCCGTCGACAGTGTCGGCTCGGTGAGCTTCGGCCGGCCCGCCGGGCGCCGGCTCATCCCGGGCCTCGGCGCCAGTGTGCGGCCGCCGCTGCTCGACACCTCGTACATCGACGACGTGGTGCACGTCGACGAGGCGGACGCGCTGCACGCGTGCCGCACGCTCGCCGGCCGGGGTTTCCTGTTCGGCGGGTCGACCGGCACCGTGGTGTGCGGCGCCGAGCAGTGGCTGGCCCGGCACGGGCGGCGCGGACTCACCTCGGTGGCGATCGCCCCTGACTTCGGCGAGCGCTACCTCGACACCGTCTACCGCCCCGGCTGGCCGCACGACGACCTCGCGTGGCCGGAACGGGAGCGTGAGACCGCACTGACGCACAGCGGGTGA
- the sbnB gene encoding 2,3-diaminopropionate biosynthesis protein SbnB has product MTAAAPRFAVISGEQVQRIVTGHQLEIAELIEAVYRLHGTGDTVNPPSYFLRFPDRPSARIIALPASLGGPLRTDGIKWISSFPENTRSGLPRASAVLILNDPDTGYPYACLESSVISATRTASSAALAADRLGRGRARPRRVGFVGTGLIARHIHTHLAATGQEFEDTGVHDVSAESAAGFRGYLERAGTKGRITVHETAESLIRTSDLVVFATVTAKPHIHDPAWFAHHPLVLHVSLRDLAPEILLESANFVDDIEHCLKADTSPHLAEQLTGGRDFIDGTLDDVLTGRVDVPGDRTVVFSPFGLGVLDLAVGRYVHDEVARRGHLHVVDGFFHELRRHG; this is encoded by the coding sequence ATGACCGCCGCCGCACCTCGGTTCGCCGTGATATCCGGCGAACAGGTCCAACGGATCGTAACCGGCCACCAGTTGGAGATCGCCGAGCTGATCGAGGCGGTGTACCGGCTGCACGGGACGGGCGACACCGTGAACCCGCCCTCGTACTTCCTGCGGTTCCCTGACCGACCGAGCGCACGGATCATCGCGCTGCCCGCCTCGCTCGGCGGGCCGCTGCGCACGGACGGCATCAAGTGGATCTCCAGTTTCCCGGAGAACACCCGCTCGGGGCTGCCGCGCGCCTCCGCCGTGCTCATCCTCAACGACCCGGACACCGGCTATCCGTACGCGTGCCTGGAGAGTTCGGTGATCAGCGCGACACGCACGGCGTCGTCCGCGGCACTCGCGGCCGACCGGCTCGGCCGGGGCCGGGCGCGCCCGCGGCGCGTCGGCTTCGTCGGCACCGGACTGATCGCCCGGCACATCCACACCCATCTCGCGGCGACCGGCCAGGAGTTCGAGGACACGGGTGTGCACGACGTGTCGGCGGAGAGCGCGGCCGGGTTCCGCGGCTATCTGGAGCGGGCGGGCACCAAGGGACGGATCACGGTGCACGAGACCGCCGAATCCCTCATCCGCACCAGCGACCTGGTGGTCTTCGCCACGGTCACGGCGAAACCGCACATCCACGACCCGGCCTGGTTCGCACACCATCCACTGGTGCTGCATGTGTCGCTGCGCGATCTCGCACCCGAGATCCTGCTCGAGAGCGCGAACTTCGTGGACGACATCGAGCACTGCCTCAAGGCGGACACCTCACCGCACCTGGCCGAACAACTCACCGGAGGAAGGGACTTCATCGACGGCACGCTCGACGACGTACTGACGGGTCGTGTCGATGTCCCGGGCGACAGGACGGTGGTGTTCTCGCCGTTCGGGCTCGGGGTACTCGACCTGGCCGTCGGGCGGTACGTCCACGACGAAGTGGCCCGGCGCGGCCACCTGCACGTCGTGGACGGCTTCTTCCACGAACTGCGACGGCACGGCTGA
- a CDS encoding TauD/TfdA family dioxygenase, producing MPLSNPFPDIDTSTEGPPLVHADCAGDPEGWTAEHREALHTVVAEHGCAMVRGLGLTTPDVTAAVFKQAADTLMADREPFAPRRTYPDGVYSATKWPPNQPMCMHHELSYCLEFPGLLQFACLEASASGGETGLADARAVLHALPAPLAERFEREGWILTRTYHEELGASVAEAFGTDDRDAVAAYCRAHAIEFAWQDDGSLRTRQRRSAVLRHPRDGAPVWFNQIAFLSQWTMEPEVREYLVDEYGADGLPFNTLYGNGDPLDEDVVRTLNEVYEAHTLRTRWQRGDLLLVDNIRTAHSREPFDGPREVLVALADPVRLADCKPTVEAVTG from the coding sequence ATGCCGCTCTCGAATCCGTTCCCAGACATCGACACGTCCACCGAAGGCCCTCCTCTGGTGCACGCCGACTGCGCCGGCGACCCGGAGGGGTGGACCGCCGAGCACCGCGAGGCGCTGCACACCGTCGTCGCCGAGCACGGCTGCGCCATGGTGCGCGGCCTCGGCCTCACGACCCCGGACGTCACCGCCGCCGTCTTCAAACAGGCGGCGGACACCCTGATGGCCGACCGCGAGCCGTTCGCGCCGCGCCGCACGTACCCGGACGGCGTGTACTCCGCCACCAAGTGGCCGCCCAACCAACCGATGTGCATGCACCATGAGTTGAGCTACTGCCTGGAGTTCCCCGGGCTGCTGCAGTTCGCCTGCCTGGAGGCGTCCGCGAGCGGTGGCGAGACCGGTCTCGCCGACGCGCGGGCCGTCCTGCACGCGCTGCCCGCCCCGCTCGCCGAGCGGTTCGAGCGGGAGGGCTGGATCCTCACGCGGACGTACCACGAGGAGCTCGGCGCGTCGGTGGCCGAGGCGTTCGGCACCGACGACCGCGATGCCGTCGCGGCCTACTGCCGCGCCCACGCCATCGAGTTCGCCTGGCAGGACGACGGCTCGCTGCGGACCCGGCAGCGGCGCAGCGCCGTCCTCCGTCATCCGCGCGACGGCGCCCCGGTCTGGTTCAACCAGATCGCGTTCCTGAGCCAGTGGACGATGGAGCCGGAGGTCCGCGAGTACCTCGTCGACGAGTACGGGGCCGACGGGCTGCCCTTCAACACCCTGTACGGCAACGGCGATCCGCTCGACGAGGACGTCGTGCGCACCCTCAACGAGGTGTACGAGGCGCACACCCTGCGCACCCGGTGGCAGCGGGGCGACCTGCTGCTCGTCGACAACATCCGCACCGCGCACAGTCGGGAGCCGTTCGACGGGCCGCGCGAGGTGCTCGTCGCGCTCGCCGACCCGGTCCGGCTCGCGGACTGCAAGCCGACCGTCGAGGCGGTCACCGGATGA
- a CDS encoding non-ribosomal peptide synthetase — protein sequence MTDYQWARNPAPGIATHDVPLPVGLSVTDEVLDAAHARVRAALSLHPDDPVFGVDVTEEGSLRLSYRTDALDAEAAARVAGYHLAALTGPPLRNLLSEAELRYQLEDLAGPPRALPDRRVHELFEERVTAHPDAPAIADEYRQWTYAELNSRANQVGRALLARGLRPEGVVAVVMERGLDWAAAVLGVLKAGGVYLPVEPHFPAERVATMLARADCRLVVADRDGTLSVADAYAEGHPDTDPGVPVHADQLAYLYFTSGSTGEPKGALCEHAGFLNHVLAKVEDLGIGPHDVVAQTAPQCFDISLWQLVSALVVGGRALVVGQDTILDVARFVDTVERGRVNVLQVVPSYLEAVLAELALRPRPLPALHCVSVTGEAVKAELVRRWFAARPGVRLVNAYGLTETSDDTNHEVMDRPPDGDRVPLGPPVRNVRVYVVDEDLLPVPLGAPGEIVFSGVCVGRGYVNDPERTKAAFAEDPYRPGERLYRSGDHGRWRPDGKLEFLGRRDGQVKIRGFRVEIGEVENALTRVDGVREAAVVVVRGTQLAAFCTGPRPVDVKKPVAAALPAYMVPSVVHWRERLPLTANGKTDRRALTALAEQLASGTEPPRTQVERRLAVLWADVLGVPAEHIGRHDHFFDLGGTSLAAVKLAISLDRAITLKDVTRHPVLADLAELLDRSP from the coding sequence ATGACGGACTATCAGTGGGCCCGCAACCCCGCTCCGGGTATCGCGACACACGACGTACCGCTCCCCGTCGGCCTGTCGGTGACCGATGAGGTGCTCGACGCGGCCCACGCGCGGGTACGCGCCGCCCTGTCCCTGCACCCCGATGACCCGGTGTTCGGGGTAGATGTCACGGAAGAGGGCAGCCTGCGGCTGAGCTACCGCACCGACGCCCTCGACGCCGAGGCCGCCGCCCGTGTCGCGGGCTACCACCTGGCCGCGCTGACCGGACCGCCACTCCGGAACCTGCTGTCCGAGGCCGAACTCCGGTACCAGTTGGAGGACTTGGCGGGACCACCGCGCGCCCTGCCGGACCGGCGGGTGCACGAGTTGTTCGAGGAGCGGGTGACCGCCCACCCGGACGCGCCGGCCATCGCGGACGAGTACCGGCAGTGGACATACGCCGAGCTCAACTCCCGTGCGAACCAGGTGGGTCGGGCCCTGCTCGCGCGCGGCCTGCGGCCCGAGGGGGTCGTCGCCGTCGTCATGGAGCGCGGCCTCGACTGGGCGGCCGCCGTCCTCGGCGTCCTCAAGGCCGGCGGGGTGTATCTGCCGGTCGAGCCGCACTTCCCGGCCGAGCGCGTCGCGACGATGCTCGCCCGCGCCGACTGCCGGCTCGTTGTCGCCGACCGGGACGGCACCCTGTCCGTGGCGGACGCGTACGCCGAGGGCCACCCCGACACCGACCCGGGCGTACCGGTCCACGCGGACCAACTCGCCTATCTGTACTTCACCTCGGGGTCCACCGGCGAGCCCAAGGGGGCGCTGTGCGAGCACGCCGGGTTCCTCAACCATGTCCTCGCCAAGGTCGAGGATCTGGGCATCGGCCCGCACGACGTGGTGGCGCAGACGGCTCCGCAGTGCTTCGACATCTCGCTGTGGCAGCTGGTGTCCGCGCTGGTCGTCGGCGGTCGCGCCCTCGTCGTCGGGCAGGACACGATCCTCGACGTCGCCCGGTTCGTGGACACGGTCGAGCGGGGTCGGGTGAACGTGCTGCAGGTGGTCCCGTCCTATCTGGAGGCGGTGCTCGCGGAGCTGGCGCTGCGGCCCCGTCCCCTCCCCGCCCTGCACTGTGTGTCGGTCACCGGGGAGGCCGTGAAGGCGGAGCTGGTGCGCCGCTGGTTCGCAGCGCGGCCCGGGGTGAGGCTCGTCAACGCGTACGGCCTCACGGAGACGTCCGACGACACCAACCACGAGGTGATGGACCGCCCGCCGGACGGCGACCGGGTACCACTCGGGCCGCCGGTCAGGAACGTGCGCGTCTACGTCGTCGACGAGGACCTGCTGCCGGTTCCGCTGGGCGCGCCCGGCGAGATCGTCTTCTCGGGGGTGTGCGTCGGGCGTGGTTATGTCAACGATCCGGAGCGCACGAAGGCGGCGTTCGCCGAGGACCCGTACCGGCCCGGCGAGCGCCTGTACCGCAGCGGCGACCACGGGCGCTGGCGGCCCGACGGAAAGCTGGAGTTCCTCGGGCGCCGCGACGGCCAGGTCAAGATCCGCGGCTTCCGCGTCGAGATCGGTGAGGTCGAGAACGCGTTGACGCGGGTGGACGGCGTCCGCGAGGCGGCGGTGGTCGTGGTGCGGGGCACGCAGTTGGCGGCGTTCTGCACCGGGCCCCGGCCCGTGGACGTGAAGAAGCCGGTGGCGGCCGCGCTGCCCGCATACATGGTGCCGTCGGTCGTGCACTGGCGCGAGCGGCTGCCGCTGACCGCCAACGGCAAGACCGACCGCCGTGCCCTGACCGCGCTCGCCGAGCAGTTGGCGAGCGGAACCGAGCCTCCCCGTACGCAGGTCGAGCGTCGGCTCGCCGTGCTCTGGGCCGATGTGCTCGGCGTGCCGGCCGAACACATCGGCCGGCACGACCACTTCTTCGACCTGGGCGGTACCTCACTGGCCGCCGTGAAGCTGGCGATCTCCCTGGACCGGGCGATCACCCTCAAGGACGTCACACGCCATCCGGTTCTCGCGGACCTGGCCGAGCTGCTCGACCGGTCCCCCTGA
- a CDS encoding Pls/PosA family non-ribosomal peptide synthetase: MAQGTEHVLAEVLAGVVRVDHVPPESHFFDDLCANSLVMAHFCARVRKREDLPSVSMRDVYGYPTIRSLAAAIDAAPLATKSPPKPPPPPPEPGSTPRYLLCGALQFLVFVAYCALAGVAAGHGYEWVSTGSGVVEVYTRSALFGGALFAGACLLPIAAKWLLVGRWRETEFPVWSLAYLRFWTVKALLHANPMILFVGSPLYVQYLRLLGARIGPNVTILSRVVPVCTDLLTIGADTVVRKEAHFLGYRAIAGRIRTGPVTLGRDVFVGEKTVLDIGTALGDGAQLGHASALYDGAAVPAGEHWHGSPAQPTDVDYVRVPPARPSAPRRAGFALAGLAHVLLVYTPLAVGGSYLALTELPTLDVLLDPGSQDLGSPAFYGEALGVSLIGYLAFIGFGFATVAWLPRALAPLVRPDRTYPLYGFRYGVQRTVARLTNIKFFKWLCGDSSHIVGYLQSLGYDLSHVEQTGSNFGTEVQHETPYLATVGSGTMVADGLSIMNAEFSATSFRVSRATIGAHSFLGNHIAYPAGGRTGENVLLATKVMVPLDGEVRSNVGLLGSPPFEIPRTVERDSRFDHFKQGAEFRRRLAAKNRYNLRTMGLFLCVRWLHWFALSVVAFGAIDLYGGAGVAGGLVIGAAMVFALVFSTCFYVLVERLICRFRPLAPQLCSIYDPYFRWHERLWKVPSNHLVAFNGTPFKNVVWRLLGVRVGRRVFDDGASITERTLTAIGDDSTLGAHSKVQAHSQEDGTFKSDRIVIGSGCTVGTGALVHYGVEMSDGAVLAPDSFLMKGEQMPAGADWGGNPAVERQS; this comes from the coding sequence GTGGCACAAGGCACGGAGCACGTTCTCGCCGAAGTCCTGGCGGGTGTCGTCCGGGTGGATCATGTCCCACCAGAAAGCCATTTCTTCGACGATTTATGCGCCAACTCCCTCGTGATGGCTCACTTCTGTGCGCGGGTACGGAAACGGGAGGACCTGCCGTCGGTGTCCATGCGGGACGTCTACGGGTATCCGACGATCCGTTCGCTGGCCGCGGCGATCGACGCCGCCCCGCTGGCCACGAAGTCACCACCGAAGCCACCACCGCCGCCGCCCGAGCCCGGCAGCACACCCCGCTATCTGCTCTGCGGGGCACTGCAGTTCCTGGTGTTCGTCGCGTACTGCGCACTCGCGGGGGTGGCCGCCGGCCATGGCTACGAGTGGGTCTCGACGGGCAGTGGTGTCGTCGAGGTGTACACGCGCTCCGCGCTCTTCGGCGGCGCCCTGTTCGCGGGCGCTTGCCTGCTGCCCATCGCGGCGAAGTGGCTGCTCGTGGGCCGTTGGCGGGAGACCGAGTTCCCGGTGTGGAGCCTCGCCTACCTCCGCTTCTGGACGGTGAAGGCGCTGCTGCACGCCAACCCCATGATCCTGTTCGTCGGCAGCCCGCTGTACGTGCAGTACCTGCGACTCCTGGGCGCGCGCATCGGCCCGAACGTGACGATCCTGTCCCGTGTCGTGCCGGTCTGTACCGACCTGTTGACGATCGGCGCGGACACCGTCGTCCGCAAAGAGGCCCATTTCCTGGGGTATCGGGCGATCGCGGGACGCATCCGCACCGGCCCCGTGACCCTCGGCCGTGACGTCTTCGTCGGCGAGAAGACCGTCCTCGACATCGGCACGGCGCTGGGCGACGGCGCCCAACTCGGCCATGCCTCCGCCCTGTACGACGGCGCGGCGGTACCGGCGGGCGAGCACTGGCACGGCTCTCCCGCGCAGCCGACCGACGTCGACTACGTCCGCGTACCACCGGCCCGCCCGTCCGCGCCGCGGCGCGCCGGCTTCGCGCTCGCGGGCCTCGCGCACGTGCTCCTCGTGTACACGCCGCTCGCGGTCGGAGGCAGCTATCTCGCGCTGACGGAGCTGCCCACGCTCGATGTGCTGTTGGATCCCGGCTCGCAGGATCTGGGCTCGCCGGCCTTCTACGGCGAGGCGCTCGGCGTGTCCCTCATCGGGTACCTGGCGTTCATCGGGTTCGGCTTCGCGACCGTGGCGTGGCTGCCGCGCGCACTGGCGCCACTGGTGCGGCCGGACCGCACGTATCCGCTGTACGGCTTCCGGTACGGCGTGCAGCGCACCGTCGCACGGCTGACCAACATCAAGTTCTTCAAGTGGCTGTGCGGTGACAGCTCGCACATCGTCGGCTATCTGCAGTCCCTCGGGTACGACCTCTCGCACGTGGAGCAGACAGGCTCGAACTTCGGTACGGAGGTGCAGCACGAGACGCCGTACCTGGCGACGGTCGGCAGCGGCACGATGGTCGCCGACGGGCTCTCGATCATGAACGCGGAGTTCTCGGCGACCTCGTTCCGGGTCAGCCGCGCGACGATCGGGGCGCACAGCTTCCTCGGCAACCACATCGCCTACCCGGCGGGCGGCCGCACCGGCGAGAACGTGCTGCTCGCCACGAAGGTGATGGTGCCGCTCGACGGCGAGGTCCGTTCGAATGTCGGCCTGCTCGGCTCACCGCCGTTCGAGATCCCGCGCACGGTGGAGCGCGACAGCCGCTTCGACCACTTCAAGCAGGGCGCCGAGTTCCGGCGCAGGCTGGCCGCGAAGAACCGCTACAACCTGCGCACGATGGGCCTGTTCCTGTGCGTGCGGTGGCTGCACTGGTTCGCGCTGTCGGTCGTCGCGTTCGGCGCGATCGACCTGTACGGCGGCGCGGGTGTCGCAGGCGGCCTGGTGATCGGTGCGGCGATGGTCTTCGCGCTCGTGTTCAGCACCTGCTTCTACGTCCTCGTGGAGCGGCTGATCTGCCGCTTCCGGCCGCTCGCACCCCAGTTGTGCTCGATCTACGACCCGTACTTCCGGTGGCACGAGCGGCTGTGGAAGGTGCCGTCCAACCATCTCGTGGCGTTCAACGGGACACCGTTCAAGAACGTGGTGTGGCGGCTGCTCGGCGTGCGGGTCGGGCGCCGGGTCTTCGACGACGGGGCCTCCATCACCGAGCGCACGCTGACGGCGATCGGCGACGACTCCACGCTCGGCGCGCACAGCAAGGTGCAGGCCCACTCGCAGGAGGACGGCACCTTCAAGTCGGACCGGATCGTGATCGGTTCGGGCTGCACGGTCGGCACGGGCGCGCTGGTGCACTACGGCGTCGAGATGAGCGACGGCGCCGTGCTCGCGCCCGACTCCTTCCTGATGAAGGGCGAGCAGATGCCGGCGGGCGCCGACTGGGGCGGCAACCCGGCAGTGGAGAGGCAGTCATGA
- a CDS encoding YihY/virulence factor BrkB family protein, with protein MQPASESPQEVTSGRLHRARVLYQNVSKRRTAWLLLKDTVNSCMEYRILGLAAEAAFFTLLSVPPLLLSLVGLLAYVDTWTGADTIAGVRDNILEASRTVLTDQGVKEIAEPILDDVIKGGRPDVISIGFLLSLWSGSRAVSTFVDTVTVMYGLDGVRGIVKTRLLAFLLFLVGLVVGAIALPLMIAGPDAVIGLVPWSQSLVQIFYWPVVLVLSIAFLTTLYHVSVPVRSPWIEDVPGALVALAMWIPGSFLLRLYLTNTIEGPTIYGSLAAPVAVLLWIGVSAFAVLVGAAVNAAIDRVWPSVATAAARAANERVRRAAATEQLARAAALGFPDDDEELDDGDDPGMPSEFPERWSKFLPPEDVTSRLRTHVRKNGDGSEDEED; from the coding sequence GTGCAGCCAGCAAGTGAATCCCCCCAGGAAGTGACGTCCGGACGCCTCCATCGGGCTCGCGTCCTCTATCAGAACGTCTCCAAGCGCAGGACTGCCTGGCTGCTCCTGAAGGACACCGTCAACTCGTGCATGGAGTACCGCATCCTGGGCCTCGCGGCCGAGGCGGCGTTCTTCACGCTCCTGTCGGTGCCGCCGCTGCTGCTGTCCCTGGTGGGTCTGCTGGCGTACGTCGACACCTGGACCGGCGCCGACACCATCGCGGGCGTCCGCGACAACATCCTGGAGGCCTCCCGCACGGTCCTCACCGACCAGGGCGTGAAGGAGATCGCAGAACCGATTTTGGACGACGTCATCAAGGGCGGCAGGCCCGACGTCATCTCCATCGGCTTCCTGCTCTCGCTCTGGTCGGGCTCGCGCGCGGTGTCGACGTTCGTGGACACGGTGACCGTGATGTACGGACTCGACGGCGTCCGCGGCATCGTGAAGACGCGGCTGCTCGCCTTTCTGCTCTTCCTGGTGGGGCTCGTCGTCGGCGCGATAGCGCTGCCGCTGATGATCGCGGGTCCGGACGCGGTGATCGGGCTCGTGCCCTGGTCCCAGTCCCTCGTCCAGATCTTCTACTGGCCCGTGGTCCTGGTGCTGTCCATCGCGTTCCTGACGACTCTGTACCACGTGTCGGTGCCGGTGCGTTCGCCGTGGATCGAGGACGTGCCGGGGGCCCTCGTGGCGCTGGCGATGTGGATTCCCGGCAGCTTCCTGCTGCGGCTCTACCTCACCAACACCATCGAGGGCCCGACCATCTACGGCTCCCTCGCCGCACCCGTCGCCGTGCTGCTGTGGATCGGTGTCTCGGCGTTCGCGGTGCTCGTCGGCGCCGCGGTGAACGCCGCGATCGACCGCGTGTGGCCGTCGGTCGCGACGGCGGCGGCGCGCGCCGCGAACGAGCGGGTGCGCAGGGCGGCCGCCACCGAGCAGTTGGCCCGGGCGGCCGCGCTGGGCTTCCCCGACGACGACGAGGAGCTGGACGACGGCGACGACCCGGGCATGCCGTCCGAGTTCCCGGAGCGCTGGTCGAAGTTCCTGCCTCCGGAGGACGTCACGTCCCGCCTGCGCACGCACGTCCGGAAGAACGGTGACGGGTCGGAGGACGAGGAGGACTGA
- a CDS encoding NmrA family NAD(P)-binding protein → MTQTERNTQTVLVTGVTGRTGRRVADAARAAGLDVRAASRSGAVRFDWEEPGTWDEALRGADGAYLAFPTDIGAPDAAGLVGALARRAVELGVTRLVLLSARGEDQALPAEQALRESGAQWTVLRCAWFQQNFSEGHLADQVRGGELAFAAPEALREPFIDATDIAEVAVAVLREPSGRYAGEVLELTGPALLTWGEALAAVAAATGTEKRYVPVPVREYGAALGGFGVPEEEVAFLMELFGALLDGRNAAVTGDVERVLGRGPRTFGEFAEREAAAGAWK, encoded by the coding sequence ATGACGCAGACGGAGCGGAACACACAGACGGTGCTGGTGACCGGGGTGACCGGTCGTACGGGGCGCAGGGTCGCCGACGCGGCGCGCGCCGCCGGTCTTGACGTCCGGGCGGCCTCCCGGTCGGGCGCGGTGCGGTTCGACTGGGAGGAGCCCGGGACCTGGGACGAGGCGCTGCGCGGCGCCGACGGGGCGTATCTCGCCTTCCCCACGGACATCGGGGCGCCGGACGCCGCCGGCCTGGTGGGCGCGCTGGCGCGGCGGGCGGTGGAGCTCGGGGTGACGCGGCTCGTGCTGCTGTCGGCGCGCGGCGAGGACCAGGCGCTGCCGGCGGAGCAGGCGCTGCGGGAGTCGGGGGCGCAGTGGACCGTGCTGCGGTGCGCCTGGTTCCAGCAGAACTTCAGCGAGGGCCACCTCGCGGACCAGGTGCGCGGTGGGGAACTGGCGTTCGCGGCACCGGAGGCGCTGCGCGAGCCGTTCATCGACGCGACGGACATCGCGGAGGTCGCGGTCGCCGTGCTGCGCGAACCGTCGGGGCGGTACGCGGGCGAGGTCCTGGAGCTCACCGGGCCCGCGCTGCTGACGTGGGGCGAGGCGCTCGCGGCCGTCGCGGCGGCCACCGGGACCGAGAAGCGCTATGTCCCGGTTCCGGTGCGGGAGTACGGGGCGGCGCTGGGCGGGTTCGGGGTGCCGGAGGAGGAAGTGGCGTTCCTGATGGAGCTGTTCGGGGCGCTGCTCGACGGGCGGAACGCCGCGGTCACCGGTGACGTGGAGCGGGTGCTCGGGCGCGGGCCGCGCACGTTCGGGGAGTTCGCGGAGCGGGAGGCGGCGGCCGGCGCCTGGAAGTAG
- a CDS encoding AraC family transcriptional regulator has product MDVLAGLLEGPRARGAFMMRACFEPPWAVRIADEAPLSVMIMVEGEAWILPEGDEDKPRHIRPGDIAIARGPDPYVCCDDPATAPRAEIGPGQECRPLGPAHVGRYKEFGVREWGESPDAPAKMLIGTYQLRGELTARLLDALPALLVLPTEVWRCPLTPLVAEEIVKDEPGQDVVLDRLLDLLLIASLRAWFSRPEADAPAWYRAMGDPVVGRALRLIQDDPAHPWTVVELAERSGVSRAALARRFTELVGEPPMAYLTGWRLALAADLLREGGATVAAIARRVGYGSAFALSTAFKREYGVSPQEYRS; this is encoded by the coding sequence ATGGACGTACTCGCAGGGCTCCTGGAAGGGCCGAGGGCGCGCGGGGCCTTCATGATGCGGGCCTGCTTCGAGCCGCCGTGGGCCGTGCGGATCGCCGACGAGGCGCCGCTCTCCGTGATGATCATGGTGGAGGGCGAGGCGTGGATCCTGCCGGAGGGCGACGAGGACAAGCCCCGGCACATCCGCCCCGGCGACATCGCCATCGCCCGCGGCCCCGACCCGTACGTCTGCTGCGACGACCCGGCCACCGCACCGCGCGCCGAGATCGGACCCGGCCAGGAGTGCCGACCGCTGGGCCCCGCGCACGTCGGCCGCTACAAGGAGTTCGGCGTGCGGGAGTGGGGCGAGTCCCCGGACGCCCCGGCCAAGATGCTCATCGGCACGTACCAGCTGCGCGGCGAGCTGACCGCGCGGCTGCTCGACGCGCTGCCCGCGCTGCTCGTGCTGCCCACCGAGGTGTGGCGCTGCCCGCTCACCCCGCTGGTCGCCGAGGAGATCGTGAAGGACGAGCCCGGCCAGGACGTCGTCCTCGACCGCCTCCTCGACCTCCTGCTCATCGCCTCGCTGCGCGCCTGGTTCTCCCGGCCGGAGGCCGACGCGCCCGCCTGGTACCGGGCGATGGGCGACCCGGTCGTGGGCCGCGCGCTGCGCCTCATCCAGGACGACCCCGCCCACCCCTGGACGGTCGTCGAACTCGCCGAGCGGTCCGGCGTCTCACGCGCCGCGCTCGCCCGCCGTTTTACGGAGCTGGTGGGCGAACCCCCGATGGCGTACCTGACCGGCTGGCGCCTCGCGCTCGCCGCGGACCTGCTGCGTGAGGGCGGGGCGACGGTCGCGGCGATCGCCCGGCGCGTCGGGTACGGCAGCGCGTTCGCCCTGTCCACCGCGTTCAAGCGGGAGTACGGGGTGAGCCCGCAGGAGTACCGGTCATGA